One genomic segment of Thermoanaerobaculia bacterium includes these proteins:
- a CDS encoding CRTAC1 family protein: MKRARLFVAAILVAGSGRALAGPLTFSDATKAAGIRFKFRTDLRRGRMIATMGGGVAAADFDGDGWTDLFFTGSAGNANKPRSGPCGVLYRNRGDGTFEDVTERSGIRACGWQMGAHWIDVDSDGLPDLVVAGLDCTRVWRNLGGGKFRDVTRELGIDVGRQFTIGVAAGDIDGDGRTDLYFLGYLETTPEKERSFPQFQIRLPEDYAGETGIVFRQREDGRFENVTARTGGDDAGGKGTGAVLFDYDGDGKPDLFVANDRVSNRLYRNRGDGTFEDVTDETGAGARGGKPRAGMGIAVGDPFGSGRPDLYVTNFSGETNTYYRNVEGALFDDATDQTGTGRQSWPYVQWGTHFADFDDDGRPDLYAVSGHLVPHVLAKIAAFFNGRHLADMFQGDQSYREPISLWRNDGAKFVDAAAGSGDLGRTKICARGSSVADFDGDGRLDLAVAAISGGPRLFRNSTPATGHAIEILPAAADRRTALGTKVRVTAAGRAQTQEFILQPSYASGSWVPLHFGLGASDRADTIEVIPPGETQPRWTLRGVAGDRVYRLRAGVLDEVRAFRR, encoded by the coding sequence GTGAAGAGAGCGCGGCTGTTCGTCGCGGCGATCCTCGTCGCCGGCTCGGGGCGGGCGCTCGCCGGCCCGCTGACGTTCTCGGACGCGACGAAGGCCGCCGGAATCCGGTTCAAGTTCCGGACGGACCTTCGCCGCGGCCGGATGATCGCCACGATGGGCGGCGGAGTGGCCGCCGCGGATTTCGACGGCGACGGCTGGACCGACCTCTTCTTCACCGGCTCCGCGGGGAACGCGAACAAGCCCCGGAGCGGGCCGTGCGGCGTGCTCTACCGGAATCGCGGCGACGGGACGTTCGAGGACGTCACGGAGCGCTCCGGCATCCGCGCCTGCGGGTGGCAGATGGGCGCCCACTGGATCGACGTGGACTCCGACGGCCTGCCCGATCTGGTGGTCGCGGGGCTCGACTGCACCCGCGTCTGGCGCAATCTCGGCGGCGGGAAGTTCCGCGACGTCACGCGCGAGCTCGGAATCGACGTCGGCCGCCAGTTCACGATCGGCGTCGCCGCAGGGGACATCGACGGAGACGGACGCACCGATCTCTACTTCCTCGGCTACCTCGAGACGACGCCCGAGAAGGAGCGCTCCTTTCCGCAGTTCCAGATCCGGCTGCCGGAGGACTATGCGGGCGAGACCGGGATCGTCTTTCGGCAGCGCGAGGACGGGCGCTTCGAGAACGTCACGGCTCGCACCGGGGGCGACGACGCGGGAGGGAAGGGGACCGGCGCGGTGCTCTTCGACTACGACGGCGACGGGAAGCCCGATCTCTTCGTCGCCAACGACCGGGTTTCCAACCGCCTCTACCGGAACCGCGGCGACGGGACGTTCGAGGACGTGACGGACGAGACGGGCGCGGGCGCCCGCGGCGGAAAGCCGCGCGCGGGAATGGGGATCGCCGTCGGGGACCCGTTCGGGAGCGGCCGTCCCGACCTGTACGTGACGAACTTTTCGGGGGAGACGAACACCTACTATCGCAACGTCGAGGGCGCGCTCTTCGACGACGCGACCGACCAGACCGGCACCGGCCGGCAGTCGTGGCCGTACGTCCAGTGGGGAACGCATTTCGCCGACTTCGACGACGACGGCCGCCCCGACCTCTACGCCGTCTCCGGGCACCTCGTGCCGCACGTCCTCGCGAAGATCGCGGCGTTCTTCAACGGGCGCCACCTCGCGGACATGTTCCAGGGGGACCAGTCCTATCGCGAACCGATCTCGCTCTGGCGCAACGACGGCGCGAAATTCGTCGACGCGGCCGCGGGATCGGGAGACCTCGGCCGGACGAAGATCTGCGCCCGGGGCTCGTCGGTCGCGGATTTCGACGGCGACGGAAGGCTCGACCTCGCGGTCGCGGCGATCTCCGGCGGTCCGCGGCTCTTCCGGAACTCGACCCCCGCGACGGGGCACGCGATCGAGATCCTTCCGGCTGCGGCGGACCGCCGGACGGCGCTCGGCACGAAGGTCCGGGTGACGGCCGCCGGGCGCGCCCAGACCCAGGAGTTCATCCTGCAGCCTTCCTACGCGTCCGGCTCGTGGGTTCCGCTCCATTTCGGCCTCGGGGCGTCCGATCGGGCGGACACGATCGAAGTGATCCCGCCGGGGGAAACGCAGCCGCGGTGGACGCTGCGCGGCGTCGCCGGCGACCGCGTCTATCGGCTTCGGGCCGGGGTTCTCGACGAAGTGCGGGCGTTTCGCCGGTGA
- a CDS encoding CRTAC1 family protein has protein sequence MKALRVLGIVLLGLGVAGAVAWNLLFGEERSRRTHVTGSLFRDVTAESGVRFRFHGDFFDAKLIPTMGGGVAAADYDGDGWTDLFFVTQIAHAKNGVNTRPQRLEDCAKLYRNRGDGTFEDATERSGIRACGWGISAMWADLDSDGFPDLVVGNSGGNTVWHNEGNGTFRLVRDSGLEGGKMTIGLAALDADGDGIPDVYEGNYLDTDPVREGKIGFEVKTPDEYPGQDNAFFRGRGDLRFTDATAESGTADPGSKTIGAAALDYDGDGKTDLYVANDQWRNTLFHNEGGGRFRDVSEETGTGYPPEGATAFGRKTRSGMGLVADDLDGDGRPDLFVTNYAAEPNTLYRNVEGALFEEADRAAFGGDRDPSVPLSGWGVVAIDYDNDGRDDLAVSNGQILPRFWTVIGSWINPKGRNFAVGEKSYAQRQFLFHNLSRPGEPRFEDVSVSAGDLGRLCFVGRGLAAADFDGDGRLDLAYNPIDRPAVVLRNAAAAGRAIEILPVAGADRKTVLGTVVTVGSRARPFFVQPSYASGSWVPLHFGIGSAEKAAVSIRWPDGTVQDLGDARAGAWKIRKGGKLEALRRAASDRR, from the coding sequence GTGAAGGCCCTCCGCGTCCTGGGAATCGTCCTCCTCGGGCTCGGTGTGGCCGGCGCGGTCGCGTGGAACCTCCTGTTCGGCGAGGAGCGCTCGCGCCGCACGCACGTGACGGGGAGCCTGTTTCGCGACGTCACCGCCGAGTCGGGAGTTCGCTTCCGGTTCCATGGGGACTTCTTCGACGCGAAGCTGATCCCGACGATGGGAGGCGGCGTTGCGGCCGCCGACTACGACGGCGACGGATGGACGGACCTCTTCTTCGTCACGCAGATCGCGCACGCGAAGAACGGCGTCAACACGCGCCCGCAGCGGCTCGAGGACTGCGCGAAGCTGTACCGGAATCGCGGCGACGGCACCTTCGAGGACGCGACGGAGCGCTCCGGCATCCGCGCGTGCGGCTGGGGGATCTCCGCGATGTGGGCGGACCTCGACTCGGACGGATTTCCCGATCTCGTCGTCGGCAACTCCGGCGGGAACACGGTCTGGCACAACGAAGGGAACGGGACGTTCCGGCTCGTTCGCGATTCGGGACTCGAGGGCGGGAAGATGACGATCGGGCTCGCCGCGCTCGACGCGGACGGCGACGGGATCCCCGACGTCTACGAGGGGAACTACCTCGACACCGATCCCGTGCGGGAGGGGAAGATCGGTTTCGAGGTCAAGACTCCGGACGAATATCCCGGCCAGGACAACGCGTTCTTCCGGGGGCGCGGAGACCTTCGTTTCACCGACGCGACGGCGGAATCCGGGACGGCGGATCCGGGCTCGAAGACGATCGGCGCGGCCGCACTCGACTACGACGGCGACGGAAAGACCGATCTCTACGTCGCCAACGACCAGTGGCGGAACACGCTGTTCCACAACGAAGGCGGGGGCCGCTTCCGCGACGTCTCGGAAGAGACCGGCACGGGATATCCGCCGGAAGGGGCGACCGCGTTCGGACGGAAGACGCGTTCGGGAATGGGCCTCGTCGCGGACGATCTCGACGGCGACGGCCGTCCCGACCTCTTCGTCACCAACTATGCCGCCGAGCCGAACACGCTCTACCGGAACGTCGAAGGCGCTCTCTTCGAGGAGGCCGACCGGGCGGCGTTCGGCGGCGACCGCGACCCGTCGGTCCCTCTCTCGGGATGGGGCGTCGTCGCGATCGACTACGACAACGACGGACGGGACGACCTCGCCGTCTCGAACGGGCAGATCCTCCCTCGGTTCTGGACCGTGATCGGGTCCTGGATCAACCCGAAGGGGAGGAACTTCGCGGTCGGCGAGAAGAGCTACGCGCAGCGCCAGTTCCTCTTCCACAATCTCTCGCGTCCCGGGGAGCCCCGATTCGAGGACGTTTCCGTCTCGGCGGGAGACCTGGGGCGCCTCTGTTTCGTCGGCCGCGGGCTCGCGGCGGCGGATTTCGACGGCGACGGCCGGCTCGACCTCGCGTACAACCCGATCGATCGACCCGCGGTGGTCCTCCGCAACGCCGCGGCCGCGGGACGGGCGATCGAGATCCTTCCGGTCGCCGGCGCGGACCGGAAGACCGTCCTCGGGACCGTCGTGACGGTCGGCAGCCGGGCCCGGCCGTTCTTCGTCCAGCCCTCGTACGCGTCCGGTTCCTGGGTCCCGTTGCACTTCGGAATCGGGAGCGCGGAGAAGGCGGCCGTCTCGATCCGCTGGCCCGACGGAACCGTTCAGGATCTCGGCGACGCCCGGGCCGGAGCCTGGAAGATCCGAAAGGGGGGGAAGCTCGAGGCGCTGCGAAGAGCGGCGAGCGATCGACGGTGA